A section of the Citrus sinensis cultivar Valencia sweet orange chromosome 8, DVS_A1.0, whole genome shotgun sequence genome encodes:
- the LOC102612093 gene encoding serine/threonine-protein kinase ATR isoform X2: MGVGFRGSRHGVIFETVGFLLSLLRTGALDAYRLFFIDAMLAIEDILYIASLDVDSSSLIEPIGLTLKCFHDSFCEVSGDSTCLCDLPASSKPNNGFGILVNLLGKRRWQPFATWMIRLISKCLTEGTLYVEGLINVSFVSAACSLLCYGDADLHMACFDFACIIGSVISFDIIPHENFIQSISTILSEDQEGIPVFRNVAYDSSMGACLETLHSTCPDVVVKQTAAALVNTFPRSMSRTKSQELKVSLCTVYKRIAKTCPTHIWKPESLVQILCLSEPCFPLIDCFRVALAILGPDRVGGRLTNDVGLELSTSGYSANENWSVGEKRHINDVNILKIKRPRVDEENMLSDAVLVEPKPTHIFRCEKEEEFADYMREALRSFVELLDSPSVKPGSLKPNVALTALSMLCIAFSRYPQTNLSCRIFQQMYAWIPWICELAKQGCPITVDISIYLEGIHRILLLHGPSFMEIELFKNKGYGSDLLNVVLKLPWTHHVVVTEPHPPRKAKCAALQVFSKLGQSMTESDSEILDLALRDEFDEVRAEAVISLPVIVMWSGLGVLTNVFKRLESLGKDECEKVKRVFPISFGFLSCLSGTCSSIVDWDKNACKLLLNVEDDILSQTVDYLLENFWCSKCDTNVVHNQELSSKIVNPSDVQSKDLNFHSDFSFLLNIYFEFLYDESSEEVQLSCVRVIRRILVHGTRDVLLKTRSEWIKCIEFLLLNKRKAIRDAFCTQIGYFLQDTVLSSLFLDENASSRSNELKLLDVIKLAFTAADDPLILETLLESTAELMMAVDVHSQHFLFLLILLVEQLDNPHVTVRMNASRLIRKSCFFHLKGGCELLVSKAVLICNELFDYLSVRLASRPIMVREFAEAAFGVETEELVKKMIPAVLPKLVVSQQDNDQAVNIINELAKCLNTDMVPLIVTWIPKVLAFALHQADERRLLSALEFYCIQTGSDNQEIFAAALPALLDELICFVDGGDSDEINERLNRVPRVIRKVSTVLTGNEDLPGFLRNHFVGLLNSIDRKMLHAEDLSLQKQALKRIEILIEMIGSHLTTYVPKILVLLMHAINKESLQCEGLSVLHFFIEQLSRVSPSSTKHVISQVFAALIPFLERDKDNPSVLLNKVVKILEDLVLKNRAILKQHIHEFPLLPSIAALTEVNKAIQEARGPMTLKDQLLAAVDGLNHENLNVRYMVVCELSKLLKLKSEDVTALINGEACSDLDVLSTLISSLLRGCAEESRTVVGQKLKLVCADCLGALGAVDPAKVKGFSCQRFKIECSDDDLIFELIDKHLARAFRAAPDTIIQDSAALAIQELLKIAGCEASLDENVPASILQVLKDKEHLTVVASGTMGSDNIHEMNMRGRKFWDRFSIYVKEIIAPCLTSRFQLPSGSDSVSTGPIYLPSMSFRRWIYYWIRKLTVHATGSRASIFNACRGIVRHDMQTAIYLLPYLVLNAVCHGTEEARLGIAQEILSVLDAAASDHSGASVHGISGQSEVCIQAIFTLLDNLGQWVDDVKQELALSESLTSKQQGSKSKHPASSMHQDQLLTQCQYVSGLLSAIPKVTLARASFRCQAYARSLMYFESHVREKSGSFNPAAEKSGTFEDEDVSFLMEIYSFLDEPDGLSGLARLHKSLSLQDELLSNKKSGNWAEVFTSCEQALQMEPTSVQRHSDVLNCLLNMCHLQAMVTHVDGLISRIPQYKKTWCMQGVQAAWRLGRWDLMDEYLSGADEEGLLCSSSESNASFDMDVAKILQAMMKKDHFSVSDKIGVSKQVLIAPLAAAGMDSYTRAYPFIVKLHLLQELEDFHAILVNDSFLEKSFLPSDLKFSKLMANWENRLKYTQPSLWAREPLLAFRRMVFGASGLGAEVGNCWLQYAKLCRLAGHYETATRAILEAQASGAPNVHMEKAKLLWSTRRSDGAIAELQQNLLNKPVEVVGSTAISSITSLSLVPLNPLPVLSNTQTLNEKRDIAKTLLLYSRWIHYTGQKQKEDVITLYSRVRELQPMWEKGYFYMAKYCDDVLVDARKRQEENSEIGPSEKRWWFYVPDVLLFYAKGLHRGHKNLFQALPRLLTLWFDFGSICQRAGSSSNKDLKNVNGKVMSIMRGCLKDLPAYQWLTVLPQLVSRICHQNEEIVRLVKHIITSVLRQYPQQGLWIMAAVSKSTIPSRREAAAEIIQAAKKGSAHGNSANNLFGQFTSLIDHLIKLCFHAGQSKSRTINISTEFSALKRMMPLGIIMPIQQSLTVTLPPQDANLTESPSSDIFSASDLPTISGIADEAEILSSLQRPKKIVLLGSDGIKRPFLCKPKDDLRKDSRMMEFTAMINRLLSKYPESRRRKLYIRTFAVIPLTEDCGMVEWVPHTRGLRNILQDIYISCGKFDRQKTNPQIKRIYDQFQGKIPEDEMLKTKILPMFPPVFHKWFLTTFSEPAAWFRARVAYAHTTAVWSMVGHIVGLGDRHGENILFDSTTGDCVHVDFSCLFDKGLLLEKPELVPFRLTQNMIDGLGITGYEGTFLRVCEITLSVLRTHRETLMSVLETFIHDPLVEWTKSHKSSGVEVENPHAQRAISNIEARLQGSVVGVGAAPSLPLAVEGQARRLIAEAVSHKNLGKMYIWWMPWF; encoded by the exons ATGGGAGTTGGATTCAGAGG TTCTCGACATGGAGTAATTTTTGAAACAGTTGGATTCCTTTTATCTTTGCTTCGCACTGGAGCACTTGATGCATATCGTCTATTCTTCATTGATGCCATGTTGGCCATTGAAG ATATTTTGTACATTGCTTCTCTCGATGTTGACAGTTCAAGCCTTATAGAGCCAATTGGATTGACTTTAAAGTGCTTTCATGATTCTTTTTGTGAAGTTTCTGGTGATTCCACTTGTCTTTGTGATCTCCCAGCAAGTAGCAAACCAAATAATGGCTTTGGTATCTTGGTCAACCTTTTGGGCAAAAGGAGGTGGCAACCTTTTGCAACTTGGATGATCAGGCTCATTAGTAAATGCTTGACTGAAGGAACTCTATATGTGGAAGGTCTTATCAATGTGTCATTTGTGTCAGCTGCATGTTCTCTCTTATGTTATGGGGATGCTGACTTGCATATG GCATGTTTCGACTTTGCATGCATCATTGGATCAGTGATAAGCTTTGACATCATTCCTCATGAGAATTTTATTCAGTCAATATCCACCATATTGAGTGAGGACCAAGAGGGAATTCCTGTATTCAG GAATGTGGCTTATGATTCCTCCATGGGTGCTTGCCTTGAGACATTACACTCTACTTGTCCTGATGTTGTTGTAAAGCAGACAGCTGCAGCTTTAGTAAATACTTTTCCTCGGTCAATGTCAAGAACCAAGAGCCAGGAACTTAAG GTTTCATTGTGCACTGTATACAAACGGATTGCCAAAACTTGCCCTACTCATATATGGAAGCCTGAATCTCTTGTACAGATACTATGTTTATCAGAACCTTGCTTTCCATTGATTGATTGTTTTCGAGTAGCTCTTGCTATTCTTGGTCCTGATCGTGTTGGAGGGAGGTTAACAAATGATGTTGGTCTAGAATTATCAACATCGGGTTATAGTGCAAATGAAAACTGGAGTGTAGGAGAAAAGAGGCATATCAatgatgtaaatattttaaaaatcaagcGTCCAAGGGTAGATGAGGAAAATATGCTTTCTGATGCTGTTCTAGTGGAGCCTAAGCCTACTCATATCTTTAGatgtgaaaaagaagaagaatttgcaGATTATATGCGTGAAGCGCTCCGTTCATTTGTTGAACTTTTAGACTCTCCCTCTGTTAAACCAGGTTCTCTAAAACCCAATGTTGCACTGACAGCTCTTAGCATGCTTTGCATTGCCTTCTCCAGATATCCTCAGACCAATTTATCATGCCGTATCTTTCAGCAGATGTATGCATGGATCCCATGGATTTGTGAGCTG GCAAAGCAAGGATGTCCAATTACTGTTGATATTTCCATCTACCTGGAAGGAATTCACCGCATCTTGCTTTTGCATG GTCCCTCTTTCATGGAGATTgaacttttcaaaaataaaggtTACGGTTCAGATCTTCTAAATGTTGTGCTAAAGCTTCCATGGACCCATCATGTTGTAGTTACTGAACCTCATCCTCCAAGGAAAGCAAAATGTGCTGCTCTTCAAGTTTTCTCCAAGCTTGGTCAAAGCATGACTGAAAGTGATTCTGAAATCTTGGATTTGGCTCTTCGTGATGAATTTGATGAAGTCAGAGCTGAAGCTGTTATTTCTTTACCAGTGATTGTCATGTGGTCAGGACTTGGTGTTCTCACAAATGTCTTCAAGAGACTGGA ATCTTTGGGGAAGGATGAATGTGAAAAAGTTAAGAGAGTTTTTCCCATTTCTTTTGGGTTTTTGTCATGTCTTTCTGGAACTTGCAGCAGTATTGTGGATTGGGATAAAAATGCCTGCAAACTATTATTGAATGTTGAAGATGATATTCTGAGTCAGACAGTAGATTATTTACTAGAAAATTTCTGGTGTTCTAAATGTGACACAAATGTTGTGCACAATCAAGAACTATCATCAAAAATTGTTAATCCATCTGATGTGCAGAGCAAGGACCTCAACTTCCACTCTGACTTCAGTTTTctattgaatatatattttgaatttctataTGATGAGTCTTCAGAAGAAGTTCAACTTTCCTGTGTGAGGGTTATCCGTCGTATACTTGTACATGGGACCAGAGATGTTCTGCTGAAAACGAGATCTGAATGGATTAAATGCATTGAATTTCTTCTGCTAAACAAAAGGAAGGCTATAAGAGATGCATTCTGCACTCAGATTGGTTACTTCCTTCAGGATACTGTTTTGAGTAGCTTATTTTTGGACGAGAATGCATCAAGTAGAAGTAACGAACTAAAGTTGTTGGATGTAATAAAACTTGCTTTCACAGCGGCTGACGACCCCCTGATCTTAGAAACTCTTCTGGAATCTACAGCTGAACTTATGATGGCAGTTGATGTTCACAGTCAgcactttttgtttttgctgaTTTTGTTGGTTGAGCAGCTTGATAATCCTCATGTGACAGTGAGAATGAACGCATCGAGGTTAATACGCAAATCCTGCTTCTTTCATCTTAAAGGAGGATGTGAATTATTAGTTTCAAAAGCTGTTCTTATATGCAATGAGCTGTTTGATTATCTATCAGTGAGGCTTGCAAGCCGACCAATCATGGTTAGAGAGTTTGCTGAGGCTGCTTTTGGTGTTGAAACTGAAGAACTTGTCAAGAAAATGATTCCAGCTGTTCTTCCAAAGCTTGTAGTGTCTCAGCAGGATAATGATCAAGCAGTTAACATCATAAATGAGTTGGCCAAGTGTTTGAACACTGACATGGTGCCACTGATTGTAACCTGGATACCAAAAGTGCTTGCTTTTGCTCTCCATCAAGCTGATGAGCGAAGATTACTGTCAGCTTTGGAATTTTACTGCATACAGACTGGTTCTGACAACCAAGAAATCTTTGCAGCCGCATTACCTGCTCTCTTGGATGAACTTATATGTTTTGTTGATGGTGGTGATTCAGATGAGATAAACGAAAG GTTAAACCGAGTACCGCGGGTGATTAGAAAAGTTTCTACAGTTCTGACTGGTAATGAAGATCTTCCAGGCTTTTTGAGGAATCATTTTGTTGGTCTCCTTAACAGTATTGACAGGAAAATGCTCCATGCTGAGGATTTGTCACTGCAGAAACAAGCTTTGAAACGTATTGAGATACTGATCGAAATGATAGGCTCACACCTTACTACTTATGTGCCGAAAATACTGGTTCTTCTCATGCATGCCATTAATAAAGAATCTCTTCAGTGTGAGGGTCTATCTGTCTTGCATTTCTTCATTGAGCAACTGTCAAGAGTGTCTCCATCCAGTACTAAACATGTAATTTCTCAAGTTTTTGCTGCTCTTATACCCTTCTTGGAGAGAGATAAAGACAATCCATCTGTGCTTTTGAATAAAGTGGTGAAAATTCTAGAAGATCTTGTCCTAAAGAACAGGGCTATCTTGAAGCAGCATATTCATGAGTTCCCTCTTTTGCCAAGTATTGCTGCACTGACAGAAGTGAACAAAGCCATCCAAGAAGCGCGCGGGCCAATGACTTTGAAAGATCAATTGCTAGCTGCTGTTGATGGTCTGAATCATGAGAATCTGAATGTAAGGTACATGGTAGTATGTGAGTTGAGCAAGTTGCTGAAACTTAAAAGCGAGGATGTTACTGCCTTAATCAATGGTGAagcttgttcagacttggATGTTTTAAGCACTTTGATCTCATCCTTACTCAGAGGATGTGCTGAAGAATCAAGAACTGTAGTTGGTCAGAAGCTAAAGTTGGTCTGTGCTGATTGCCTTGGAGCATTGGGTGCAGTTGATCCTGCCAAAGTGAAGGGTTTTTCATGCCAGCGCTTTAAAATTGAGTGTTCAGATGATGACCTTATTTTCGAGTTGATTGACAAACATCTGGCTAGAGCTTTTAGAGCTGCACCTGATACCATTATTCAAGATTCAGCTGCATTGGCTATTCAGGAACTGCTAAAGATTGCAGGTTGTGAGGCATCACTTGATGAGAATGTTCCTGCTTCTATTTTGCAGGTGCTGAAGGATAAAGAACATCTGACGGTTGTTGCATCTGGGACGATGGGTTCTGATAATATCCATGAGATGAATATGAGGGGTCGAAAGTTCTGGGATCGATTCTCTATTTATGTTAAAGAGATAATTGCCCCTTGTTTGACCTCTAGATTTCAGCTTCCAAGTGGGTCTGATTCTGTATCTACTGGCCCAATTTACCTGCCTTCTATGTCATTCAGAAGGTGGATATATTATTGGATCAGAAAACTGACTGTGCATGCTACTGGATCCCGGGCAAGCATTTTTAATGCTTGCAGAGGTATAGTGCGTCATGATATGCAAACAGCAATATATCTGCTTCCATATTTAGTTCTTAATGCTGTCTGTCACGGCACTGAGGAGGCACGTCTAGGCATTGCGCAAGAAATCCTCTCTGTTCTTGATGCTGCAGCTTCAGACCACAGTGGGGCTTCAGTGCATGGCATCAGCGGCCAAAGTGAAGTTTGCATTCAAGCTATCTTTACTCTTCTCGATAATCTTGGGCAGTGGGTGGATGATGTTAAACAAGAATTAGCTCTTTCAGAATCTTTAACTTCGAAGCAACAGGGATCCAAGTCGAAGCATCCAGCTTCTTCAATGCATCAAGATCAACTCCTTACTCAATGTCAATATGTTTCAGGGCTTTTATCTGCTATTCCAAAAGTTACCCTCGCTAGAGCTTCCTTCAGGTGTCAAGCCTATGCAAGGTCTTTAATGTACTTTGAGTCTCATGTGCGTGAAAAGTCAGGTTCCTTCAACCCTGCAGCTGAAAAGAGTGGCACCTTTGAGGATGAAGATGTATCATTTCTGATGGAAATATACAGCTTTTTGGATGAGCCTGATGGTCTTTCTGGATTGGCACGTTTACATAAATCATTAAGTTTACAAGATGAGCTCTTATCAAACAAGAAATCAGGAAACTGGGCTGAAGTTTTTACTTCCTGTGAACAGGCCTTGCAAATGGAGCCTACTTCAGTTCAGAGGCATTCGGATGTCCTCAATTGCTTACTGAACATGTGCCATCTTCAGGCCATGGTAACTCATGTGGACGGTCTGATTTCTAGGATACCACAGTACAAAAAAACATGGTGCATGCAAGGTGTGCAAGCAGCATGGAGGCTTGGAAGGTGGGACTTGATGGATGAGTACCTTAGTGGGGCTGATGAAGAGGGTTTACTTTGTAGCAGCTCTGAGAGTAACGCTTCCTTTGACATGGATGTTGCAAAGATTCTGCAGGCAATGATGAAGAAGGATCATTTCTCTGTTTCTGATAAAATTGGAGTGTCGAAACAAGTTCTGATTGCTCCTCTAGCTGCTGCAGGCATGGATTCCTATACACGGGCTTATCCATTCATCGTCAAACTTCACTTACTACAGGAGCTGGAGGACTTCCATGCTATTCTAGTTAATGACTCTTTCTTGGAGAAATCATTTCTTCCAAGTGATCtgaaattctcaaaattaatgGCTAACTGGGAAAATAGGCTCAAATATACTCAACCATCATTGTGGGCAAGAGAGCCACTTTTGGCTTTCCGGAGAATGGTATTTGGTGCCAGTGGTCTTGGTGCTGAAGTTGGGAATTGCTGGCTTCAATATGCAAAGCTTTGTCGCTTGGCCGGCCATTATGAGACTGCAACCAGAGCAATTCTTGAGGCCCAGGCTTCTGGTGCGCCTAATGTTCACATGGAAAAGGCTAAGCTTCTTTGGAGTACCAGAAGATCCGATGGTGCCATTGCAGAGCTACAACAAAATCTCCTGAATAAGCCAGTTGAGGTTGTAGGGTCTACAGCAATATCATCAATTACTAGCCTTTCTCTTGTTCCACTTAACCCTCTACCTGTACTTTCCAATACTCAAACTTTGAATGAGAAACGTGACATTGCAAAGACCCTTCTCCTTTATTCTAGGTGGATCCATTACACTGGACAGAAGCAGAAGGAAGATGTGATTACTCTTTATTCGAGGGTGAGAGAACTGCAGCCGATGTGGGAGAAAGGATACTTCTATATGGCTAAGTATTGTGATGATGTGCTTGTTGATGCCAGGAAACGACAAGAAGAAAATTCCGAAATAGGTCCCTCTGAGAAGCGTTGGTGGTTTTATGTACCTGATGTTCTATTATTCTATGCAAAGGGGCTACATAGGGGCCACAAGAATCTCTTTCAAGCTCTTCCAAGGTTGTTAACCCTCTGGTTCGACTTTGGAAGCATTTGTCAAAGAGCTGGCTCATCCTCTAAcaaagatttgaaaaatgtCAATGGGAAG GTCATGAGTATTATGAGGGGCTGTTTGAAGGATTTGCCCGCATATCAGTGGTTAACAGTGTTGCCTCAGTTGGTTTCAAGAATTTGCCACCAGAATGAAGAAATTGTTCGATTAGTTAAACACATCATTACTTCGGTTCTCCGACAGTACCCACAACAAGGCTTGTGGATTATGGCAGCAGTTTCAAAATCCACGATTCCTTCAAGGCGAGAGGCTGCTGCAGAAATCATACAAGCTGCTAAAAAGGGGTCCGCCCATGGAAATAGTGCTAACAATCTGTTTGGCCAGTTCACTAGCTTGATTGATCATTTGATCAAATTGTGCTTCCATGCAGGCCAATCAAAATCAAGGACAATTAACATCTCAACGGAATTCAGTGCCTTGAAAAGGATGATGCCGTTGGGAATAATCATGCCAATTCAACAATCTCTTACTGTTACTCTCCCACCACAGGATGCTAATCTCACTGAATCCCCGTCATCTGATATCTTTTCTGCATCAGATCTTCCTACAATATCAGGAATAGCTGATGAAGCCGAGATTCTTTCATCTCTTCAGCGACCTAAGAAA ATTGTTCTATTGGGCAGTGATGGCATTAAGCGCCCTTTCCTCTGCAAGCCAAAGGATGATCTGAGGAAAGATTCCCGTATGATGGAATTTACTGCAATGATAAATCGTTTGTTGTCCAAATACCCTGAAAGCCGTCGTAGGAAGCTCTATATTCGTACTTTTGCCGTTATCCCTCTAACAGAAGATTGTGGTATGGTGGAGTGGGTGCCCCATACTCGTGGACTCCGGAATATACTTCAAGACATCTATATATCCTGCGGCAAATTTGATAGACAGAAGACCAATCCCCAAATTAAACGAATTTATGATCAATTCCAAGGTAAAATACCTGAAGATGAGATGTTGAAGACCAAGATCCTTCCAATGTTTCCCCCGGTATTCCACAAATGGTTCTTGACGACATTTTCAGAGCCTGCTGCATGGTTCAGGGCTCGGGTTGCCTATGCCCACACTACTGCAGTTTGGTCAATGGTTGGGCATATTGTGGGGCTTGGTGATAGACATGGGGAAAATATTCTCTTTGATTCTACCACAGGGGACTGTGTTCATGTTGATTTCAGTTGCTTATTTGATAAAGGTTTGCTGTTGGAGAAGCCTGAGCTGGTGCCGTTCAGGCTAACCCAG AACATGATCGATGGCTTGGGCATCACTGGATATGAGGGTACATTTTTGAGAGTTTGTGAAATCACGCTTTCAGTTCTAAGAACTCACAGGGAGACTTTGATGAGTGTTCTTGAAACTTTTATTCATGACCCTCTTGTAGAGTGGACAAAATCTCACAAGTCCAGTGGGGTAGAAGTTGAGAACCCTCATGCACAG CGGGCCATCAGTAATATTGAGGCTAGGTTGCAGGGGTCAGTTGTTGGGGTTGGAGCAGCACCATCTTTGCCTTTGGCTGTAGAAGGTCAGGCTCGTCGCCTAATTGCTGAAGCAGTCTCTCACAAAAATCTGGGGAAGATGTATATATGGTGGATGCCATGGTTTTAA